Proteins from one Streptomyces genisteinicus genomic window:
- a CDS encoding 2-hydroxyacid dehydrogenase: MTSDVWLPIAAEEIDGLPPASASGLAYRFWDGGPDFPADPADCVFYTVPYMRGGDVAVRPLDAMRSVRVVQTLSAGTDHVQPGLAALPAGVRLCNAKGVHEASTAELALALILASLRGIPSFVDGRRAGEWRSGFYPALADKSVLIVGYGSIGAAVEDRLVPFECARVARVARSARTTERGEVRALADLPELLPAADVVVLSTPLTAQTKGLVGADFLARMKDGALLVNIARGPVVDTKALLAEVESGRLMAALDVTDPEPLPAGHPLWHAPGVLISPHVGGSTSAFMPRAKRLIADQVTRFAAGRELRNVVATTGG; encoded by the coding sequence ATGACTTCCGATGTGTGGCTCCCCATAGCGGCCGAGGAGATCGACGGCCTGCCCCCGGCCTCCGCCTCGGGCCTCGCCTACCGGTTCTGGGACGGCGGCCCCGACTTCCCGGCCGATCCCGCCGACTGCGTCTTCTACACCGTCCCGTACATGCGGGGCGGCGACGTCGCCGTCCGGCCGCTGGACGCCATGCGCTCGGTGCGCGTCGTGCAGACCCTGTCCGCCGGCACCGACCATGTGCAGCCCGGACTCGCCGCCCTGCCCGCCGGCGTGCGCCTGTGCAACGCCAAGGGCGTCCACGAGGCGTCCACGGCCGAGCTCGCGCTCGCGCTGATCCTCGCCTCGCTGCGCGGCATCCCGTCGTTCGTGGACGGCCGGCGCGCCGGGGAGTGGCGCTCCGGCTTCTACCCGGCGCTCGCCGACAAGTCGGTGCTCATCGTCGGCTACGGCTCGATCGGCGCGGCCGTCGAGGACCGGCTCGTACCCTTCGAGTGCGCGCGGGTGGCGCGCGTCGCGCGCTCCGCCCGGACAACGGAGCGCGGCGAAGTGCGCGCACTCGCCGACCTGCCGGAGCTGCTGCCCGCCGCCGACGTCGTCGTCCTCTCCACGCCGCTGACCGCGCAGACGAAGGGGCTGGTCGGAGCGGACTTCCTGGCCCGGATGAAGGACGGGGCGCTGCTGGTGAACATCGCCCGCGGGCCGGTCGTCGACACGAAGGCGCTGCTGGCGGAGGTGGAGAGCGGCCGGCTCATGGCGGCGCTCGACGTCACCGACCCCGAGCCGCTGCCCGCCGGGCATCCGCTCTGGCACGCCCCGGGCGTACTGATCAGTCCTCATGTCGGCGGCTCCACCTCGGCGTTCATGCCCCGGGCGAAGCGTCTGATCGCCGATCAGGTCACCCGGTTCGCGGCGGGGCGGGAGCTGCGGAACGTGGTGGCGACCACCGGCGGCTGA